From the genome of Pleuronectes platessa chromosome 12, fPlePla1.1, whole genome shotgun sequence:
AGGACATATTTACCTTGGATGCTGGTTCCTGTTCTCCACAGTCAGTCATTGTGTGTTACAGCCTCATGCAGGGTGTCACTCAGCAGTGGATCCAGACTCAGCTGAGACATACTCAATGTTTTCCTCCTAATCCACTCGTGTCCAGCCGACGCAGCTGTGGCCtccgctgctgcagctcctcacacTGAGAAACGACCAATCAAAAAGCTCTGCTGCTTCCTGACGGGTTGCCGTGTCACCTTCCATAATAGAGTCCAGCAAGTTTTCCAAAACGCCTTAAAACTGTTCGTTAAAGTGCATTGAAATCAATAATACTGTCATATTTTCATCAGGTTTTTGACTAACTCTTGGTGAAATAATCACAATTTAATATTTCCAGGATAATCTAAGTTTAAGAATGTTctgtaaattgtatttatatataataatgaccttaaaatgtttatttaaatgtatgtgtaatgGTAATAACGAGCTGTACTATAATAAAAACCAGTACAAGGTTTTATCAGACAATAATTTAAACCATTTATGATGGATTGAGTGAAACTCAATTGTGACTTGAATTAGGGGTCTTAACATTTAGGATAATGACACCAAGTTGTATCAAATTATATAATGACtacaaaattgtaaattgtttaaatACGACAAATCTGTGATTATTTGAATTTtcaatataattaataattaataataaaaccttgtaataaattaataaatatttatctGGTTAATTACTCAAAACTTTGGTTAACAGTAATATTAAATATCGATTAGTTCACCATTAATCAGTGATGTCTCGTTTTCAGTGTTAAGTGtaactttatattattttaaagtcAATTTAAAAGTGAAAACTAAATTCCCTCTTTCACCATGTCTACCTCTTCATTATTTAAAACGTTTGAATGTCCTGTTTTAAAAATGCATAGGCCATCTGTGCACTTGTCAGTGCAAACAAACTTTGGCTAGCTGCCCTCCAGTTTGAAATGAGCCATGACATGCATTTCTATTCCCACTGAGCCGTCAGCTCTGTAACCAGTGTCAGACTACAGGCTCACCACATGTGTCCTTGTGGGCAGTATTGAGGTGAGGTAGAtcacacttcctgttcactTCATGCTCTGTCCTTCATCTGGAACCCGGGTTGGAGAATTTGGGGATTAAGTTTGAAAACAGCCCAGAGGTTTAAAAAGTCTGAATGTGGACttgtaagaaaaagaaaaaaaagtggatAAGACTCTTATTGCTTTAGTCCACAACAATAATGAGAGAGGCACAGGTAAAAATGCAGCAGTCCTCCCACCACAGGGGGAGATACATCACTACACAGAGCTCTCGTCCGGCCTGGGCAGCAGCTGAGTGCCTTTCCTCTTCTCCAGGATCTTATTGAGCTCATCAGCAAACGAGTAGGAGTGCGGCGACGTGTTCTCAGTGTCGCTTTGCCTCAGTAGCACGTAGCTGTTTCCGTTCATTCTCCTCAGCATGCTGGGCAGCGTGGCCGACAGTCCGTTGGGGAAGTCGCACTCTGGAGAGGGAAGGTGCGGcgtgggagggagagggggggcggggggaggagGCTCCTTGTTTGGTGACGAGTGAGCCTCGCCAGGGACAATCTGGAGGAAGCCTCCGTCCTGGACGCTGCCGTTATGTTTCTTTGAAATGCCATTACAAACGCCATTGCCGTTGCAGTGGCTTGAGATGGTCTTCAGCTCCATGTGGGAGGAGCTTCTCATCTGTTTCCTGTTCCTGTTGTGCCTCTTACTGTTCGGGTAGGCAGAAGCAGCAGCGGCACGTAATGAGTACTTCCCTCTGTTGCCCACTCGCAGGCAGAAGCCCACGTAGACGAGGACCACGGTGAGGACCACGCACAGGGCGCCGAGGACGGTGATGAGGGACAGGTACATGGCCTCCATGTTCCTGGGGGAGAACAGCTTTgagtgggggaggagaggggctgGGGGTGGTGGCAAGGGCCTCTCTGAGGTTGGAGAATCAGTGGCTGGTGGCATGGTCGCAAAGAGGCTGTAAGGATCTTCAGTTGGCTCGAGAGGTGGCGGCGGGGGCAGGTTAATTTGGATGGTGACGTTGTAGGCAACTACAGCGACCTTGATGTTGTTCTCGACAGCGTAGCAGGTGTACAGTCCGATCTGGTCCTGCCGCGCCTCGATGATCAGCAGGCCGTCTGTGCCGGTTCTGAAACCCGAGTTGAGGCCGTAACCCTGCAGCTCGCCGCCGTCCAGAGTCCAGAGCGGCGTGGCCAGGTTGGAGCTGAGCTCACACTGCAACAGCACGTCGTCACCCACACGCACAGAGCGGCTCCGCTCCACAACATCTGAAACGCACACATTAAGTTTAAAGGAAAACTCACAACAGCCTCTgacttattttatattttaaacccTTTAACACCAacttaattaaattgaaatgcTGTTCAAAGTTATCGAAGCATTCACTCTAACTACCGTGTTTTTCATTCCTGCCCGTGTGTCACCTTGTACAATGACCGAAGAACGGATGCTGCTACGTTTTAATAGACTGAAACTGTGAAGTGAGAGAAGGCATTTGGCTGTCTTGAATATCAAACAGATTTCTCTCCAGAGATGGTAAAAATGTGAttaaaggagggaggagaggaatttGCCAACACAGTGTGCATAATCAACTTCCAAAGCCATCGCATGACAACTGTGCATCTTTCAAGTCCTTCCTAACATTCTCTATTTTTAATCTTCCTTTCATCGCCCACTGTGCCAAaagcaaacttttttttaaacgagtGGCACCTAATGGTAGATGAGTGCTCTGCGTACCGTCTTGTGTGTTCTCACATCCCCTGCTGCCACGCTGGATGTCCTGGATTAAACTAGacctgcacagagagaaaacacagccaTAAGAATATTAGTTTCTTTCTGTATTCTGATCAGTGCACATCCCACATGACTTTTACTGCTTAGATAACAGCTTTCTCCTGAGTAAGCATTGCTTTCCACGTCAATCAGTAACCTGTAAGTCCACAGCTGCATGCAATGTTTATTATCACAGCCAATATTCCTGCTGGCGTTGTCGTTGCGCAAGAGTTCTGGGAGCTGACAGTGTGACAGGGCACCGTGATACCTGAGGTTACTCAAATCAAAACAAGCCAAAGGGCACCTGCAGCACTTTAATCATCACCTGAttgaatctcacacacacacacacacacgcacacacacgcttgcTCATCCTGCAACACCCACATGTCTGCTTGTGCCATTACGTCCACACACTGGGCTCCGTTCCAGGCACAGTGAGGGTCCCTGGCAAAGATGCAGTCGTAGCAGGATGTGTATCTGTGGCAGTTGGAGAGCGGGAGCTGCACCACGCCCGACGGAGAGCCCACGTACACACTCAtctgagggaggagggaaggtgTCATTATCACAGGATGGAGATCACTCCTCTGatacaggatgtgtgtgcatgtgatggtTGAATACACTACCTGTTTTGCAGATATCAGTAGAGCGCTAACAGGCTGTGGCTCCTCAAACAGTTGAAGCTCCTCGATAATGTGGAGTTGACCCTCAATTTCTACAGCTTTGTGTAGCCATCCTTCATCTGAGGGACACGTTCAAAGAGGAGAGACACGAATCAAACATGTGAGATGTGGACTTGTATAGATAATCAAGCTGAGAACCATGGAAtcatccattcattatctactccacttatcctttgagggttgtgggCAATAGGTGGGCTACATCCTGGACTTaacatagagacaaacaaccattcacactcacatttacacCTACAGATAATTTGCAGTCTCCAATTAATCTAACCTCATTCAGCATGTCTTTGaaatgtgggaggaagccggagtacccagagaaaacccacgcagacaCTCAGAGAAAATGCAAACTCCACATAAAGACGACAGCCGCACCAAGAGCCGACTTGTTGTGAGGCAACAGGGCAAGGATTgttggtgtccatgtaaatgtAGTCAGTGACACAATTGTGGGCTGCAGTTTTTGACCAGGTCTCTGTTTTGCTTTTCATATCAGAGTGATTTTTACACACCTGTGCCCATGTATAACACATGATTTGTTTGTCCATCCGAGCCTTGGATCTGGTGCACAGCCATGTGCGTGTAGTGTGTGGTCCTCCTGAACAAAAGGGGACGTCTGTCTGAAGGCTGGACCTGCTGCGACATCAGGGGATGCCTCCTGACAAAGTCCAGCACATCGTCGGTCAACGAGGTGGAGACGTTAATGCCCCTGGCCCTCAGGGCGTCGGTTATACACTGCAGGGGAAGAGGCCAAGGACAGGCATGATACAGGCTCCAGGAAAAGACATTTTTGGCTCATTTGTCATTAAGGCTGTTAATAAAAATGGGCAGTGGAAGGGAGAGAGGATGTCATGAGGCTTAGCGAGGTGGTCTGCACGGAAAATTAGGGGATCAAGAAAACGAGAGCCTGTGGAAGATTGGTCCGGGGAAAACGCGATAACAATGAGCCTGTGTGAGCTCAGCGGGTGGCTCAAGCTGACATGTGGGCGACTCAGCTCTCTGTGCACCTGACGAAGGGAATGACTTCAGCCAGCTGCTCTAAGAGGCTTTCACACTCTCATGTTAAAACCTTTGACTGTTTCTCCTTTCCCCTTAATATCAAAGTTAAAATTAAGTCCAACAAAGTGATACTACAGTGGATAATGTCTGCTCATGCCAAAAGTGCCCCGGCCCTGGCTGCCACACTAAGCCACAGTCGCCAAACGCTACGGGCTGGAGTTAATAGTCATGGAAATGGGTTTCAGTGGTATTAAGCTGGCTGTGCTTTGAGCCTCATCCTTGTGGACACTCTCATCATCAGTGACACATTTCTTTAGTGCTCTATCTTGTGCagtgttccctgtgtgtgtgtgactgtgtgtttaccGTTCCAGGTCGTGGGTCAGGGATCTTTCCAGTGTACTCCCTCCACTTGGAGCCAGAGTCCTGGTTCTCCATGTAGGGTCCTTGGAAGGCCTCTTGGACTTCAGACAGAGAGAACCGACACACCGCAGACGCCTTCACGTTTTTCCTTAAGACGtcgacacgcacgcacacacacacacagacacacaaagataaacCGTGAGAAAGACCAGAGCACAGGGCGCCTACAATAACAGCGGTAAACCCAGTGTTGCCATAGAGACAGTAGTAGAAGTACAGTAGACCAGTGGCTCACGTTAGAAAGGGACAAATGGGAGGAACGAACAGGGGAGGGGTGGAGAGATTGTATGAAGCCGATTCAGAAGTCAGAGTTTTCAATGAGACTTTGCTGCAGTATAAAACCCGATTTGCTGTTACCATGGTAACCACAGATATTGCTAAATCGACCAGGACTGAAACACTTCAACTTTTGAGTAATCTGCATGTTTAATTAATATTCTGTCCTCAAACTCCTGCAGATCTCCTTCACGCAACTTGTTTTTCTATcatttggattaaaaaaaag
Proteins encoded in this window:
- the LOC128453039 gene encoding semaphorin-4G — translated: MSAFACLVEMPGARSPALWLLLLSCCVCATAGYPFKSPLDLDVTPRITILNSGLQGSRRFHSSSTVNYSTMLLEADSERLYVGARGAVFGLNASDISASSALAIEWEASPEQKRQCLLKGKDNKTECYNHIRFLQRFNSTHLYMCGTHAFRPLCAYIDEERFVMSSQPEDGRDKCPYDPTTGYTALIIDQQMYTASQYEFRSSPDIRRNSPPPTLKTEDAPTRWLNEADFVGSALVKESLISSTGDDDKIYFFFTERSQEQTSTYSHSRVARVARVCKGDRGGRLTLQKRWTSFLKARLVCSLPEYDFHFNMLRSVFVLPGQTPQDTLFYGIFGLEWKNVKASAVCRFSLSEVQEAFQGPYMENQDSGSKWREYTGKIPDPRPGTCITDALRARGINVSTSLTDDVLDFVRRHPLMSQQVQPSDRRPLLFRRTTHYTHMAVHQIQGSDGQTNHVLYMGTDEGWLHKAVEIEGQLHIIEELQLFEEPQPVSALLISAKQMSVYVGSPSGVVQLPLSNCHRYTSCYDCIFARDPHCAWNGAQCVDVMAQADMSSLIQDIQRGSRGCENTQDDVVERSRSVRVGDDVLLQCELSSNLATPLWTLDGGELQGYGLNSGFRTGTDGLLIIEARQDQIGLYTCYAVENNIKVAVVAYNVTIQINLPPPPPLEPTEDPYSLFATMPPATDSPTSERPLPPPPAPLLPHSKLFSPRNMEAMYLSLITVLGALCVVLTVVLVYVGFCLRVGNRGKYSLRAAAASAYPNSKRHNRNRKQMRSSSHMELKTISSHCNGNGVCNGISKKHNGSVQDGGFLQIVPGEAHSSPNKEPPPPAPPLPPTPHLPSPECDFPNGLSATLPSMLRRMNGNSYVLLRQSDTENTSPHSYSFADELNKILEKRKGTQLLPRPDESSV